GGACAGCGCCAGGCCTGCCGCCCGTTCCGCATCATCCGTGGCACCCAGCATCCACACGCCGGGGTTGTTCATCTCGACAATCGCATCGACCCGCTCGGCAACCCCCAGGCGGATCACATCCACGCATGACTGCACGGGCACCGGATTGCCATCCAGCGCAATGATACGAAAACGGTGCCCCGGCAGGGTGATGGACGTGTTCTGGGTTGCACTGGCGTTAAGGAAGCGGAAACGGACGCGCTCCCCCCGTTTTACCCGCAACGGTTCGGCGGCTGAAAACAGGCGGCCATTGAACGTGGCATATCTGTAGCAGACCATCTGGTCGGAGACCGGCGCGCCCATATCGCACAGGGCGCCGCTCCAATGATGCACCGCCAGGAAAATTTCCCGGTCATAGGCGGCGGGGAAATGGCCGTCATCAACATCAAGAAAGCCGAACTGACCAGAGTATCCGCCCGCGTCCAGATCGCGACCGGCCATGACATGCGTATGGTACCAGCGTGTTCCCGACGGGCCTGGCACGAATTCATAACTGCCGGTCTGGCCTGGCGGGATCATCGGAGATCCTTCCTCCATGGCGCCATCGACATTGCCGGGAATGTGCAGTCCATGCCAGTGCACCAGCTCCGGCCGCAACGTATTATTGGTGACATGAATAGTGCATGACCGCGCAGGGTTCAGCCTTAATGTAGGCCCCGGTACCGTTCCGTTATACGTCGTGGTCGGAATCGTGACACCATTGCCCAGGTCGATATTGGTCCGTTCAATGCTCAGCTTTACAGGTGCATCGGGGTAAAGCAGTTCAGGGCGCGCTGCCGCATGCAGCCGGACGGGAAAAGCCGATGCGGCCAGTGCCGCTGTCAGGGTCTGGCGGCGGGTCAGGACCAGCGATGTCATGGCCCTACCCTTTCGGCATTATCAATTTCATTAACGGCGCGCCAGGCCATGTCTATCGCAAAAGCGGTGCTGTCAGTGCCTGCCGCATCGGTATTGGCGATGGTGATACGCCCGAATTTCTTGCGTGCCCGAAGGTGTGGTGGCTCTTCATTCCTTTTCAGGAAATCATCATAGAGGGGGGAATACCAGTACGAATAACCATGTCCCCACCGATTGACGGTAATGCCCAGTATGTCCTGTGCCGCATCAAAACCATACGCGCCCAGTGCCGTGTTGAACTGCAGGCGTAACTCACGCTCATATGTCTCGAAGCTGGTTTCGTACATATCAATTCGCCCTGCACGGAACTGGTCCTTGATCGGCAGGCCAGGTGCGCCGTAGCCGCGCAGGAGCGAAACATGGGCAGGCTGACCGGGAGAGGGGGAATGTGCATAGCCACCGACCGAGACGGGCGGTTCCAAGATGATGGAGGCGTAATAGGAACCCGGTGCGTTCATCAGGCACGTACCGGCCTTGTGGAACGCCTGCCAGTTTTTAAGCCATACATTGACCCACAGGTTGGGCGTATGGACATTGTAGTGCAGCGCGTCACGCTGTTCGCTTGGCATATCGGGGCAAAGATAGGGAATGACGTGAAACCAGCAGGCAAGAATGCATGATTTGCCCTTGACGGAAAACAGGCCGCCATCGCGGATATAGTTTACCGAAACACCCTCTTCCGTATTCCTGACATTCACGGCGGTGGCGTTCAGGCGGATCCTGACGTTATTTTTCTCCAGATCCAGTACATCGTAATTCACGCGCCTGACCATGGCGTTTGACAGGCCGTCGCATTCAAGTGCTCCAGGCACCAGTTCCCGTACGACCATACGGGGAATGGTGGCGTTTCCTTCAGGGAAATAATACTCTGCGCCACCGTGTTTTTTCATTCCCTTTTCCGGAAGGCCCATGCCCTGAAAACCGGGGAACTGAAAGCGCTGGTAAGCGGAAAGCGCTGTCGTGGCATCCAGCCCCCTACCGCTGCCAAAGCTGCGGTCGCCCAGATAGGTGCACACCATTGGATCACACCCAACGACTTCAATCAGATACTGGCGATAGCTCATCAGGGCGAGTTTCTGCAGCTTTTCATCCTGCGACAGGCCGGGCATGTAGTCCCGGTTATCGTGATAGAGGCGGAAAATGTCTTTCTTTACCCTGTTGGAAAGCGGCGCCGCGCGCATGAATGCCGCCCACCGTTCATCGGCGTCGGGCGGTGTAGTGGGGGCATAAAGAAACGTGAAGTCGGTCCATGGCGCAGGATCCCTGAGCAACAGATTCCGGCCGAACGTCTGGCCATCGAAAAAAACCGTCTGCCCCATGCCCATCTGGGCATAGAAATCACGTTTGATGGTCGTTTGTGACAGCTTGTCGACATCAATGCCGCAAACATCAAAAATCAGCTTCTGGGCCTCGGTCTGCGGTGTGTAGACATTGAACGTTCCGCCATTGGCAATACGTGTATTACCCTTGTACGTGAACTCATTGCGTTTGGCATGACCGCCAAAATCATCATGATTGTCCAAGACAAGGATCCGGGCATGCTGCCCGTATTTGCGGCGGTAGAACCAGGCCGCCGACAGGCCACTGATCCCGCCACCCACAATGACCAGATCATAGACCTGATCGACCGCCCTGGCCTGTGGCAGGCTGTCTGTCAGGTTCCCGTTGCGCAGGGCGTGGCCGGGACAGTAGGCGCGCTCGTAACCGCTGCCACGCATGCCGGTCAGGGCAGGGGGGTAATGCGATGCCCGTTCCGCGCGTTCATCAGACCGGTCCACGCGCGGGATGTCGCAGGCCATGCCCAGTGCCTGGTCCATCCTTACGGAACGCGCGCCTTTTCTGGTAAGATCACTCACGAACAGTTCTCCCGCTCATAGGGAATAATCCAGGCTGGCATAGTAATATCCACCATTGAAACCCAACTGCTGTGCGCTCGAATCATACGGAATGACACCCACATAACTGGTGTTCAGTGGGATGCGCGACGGATATTCGTTGAACAGGTTGTTCGCGCCAATGGCGACATGTAGCTGTTTCGTGGCCTGATAGCCCAAGATGACGTTCGTCTGGAATTTCGGCTTGCTGTACATCTGGTAAAAAACCTGGTTGGACCAGGCGTTTGGTCCCGTAACGTACTGAAGCTGGTCAATGGTGTGGCCCCAGCGCATTTCATGAATGGCGAAATCCCATTTCCCCAGATGCCAGGAGGCACCAAAAATCAGCTTGTTGCGGGGGAATGCCGTGGTTAGGTAACCGAGATCCTGCGCGCTGAGCAATGGATTGCCATTTGAATCCAGGTAATCTTTCAGTACTTTGGTCTCGTTCAGGTTCAGCGCGACATCCCAGTTGACGCGCCCATATTTTCCGAAATCCGTCCTGTATCCGGCAGATATGTTTACGCCGCGCGTTCTGGTGTCGGCACCGTTGGAAAAATACTGCACCGACACGCTGTCCGGCGTGACGGTCGAATCAACCTGATATCCGCCATCCTTCAATGCATTGATGGCGCTCTGGCCGTTATAGACCCCGCCCTCGACGATTCTATTGCGAATGGTAATCTGGTAGGCATCAACGGTAATGTTCATGTTCCGAATGGGGTTGATCATGAAGCCTGCGCTATAATTCATGCTCCTTTCGGGACGTAACGGTTTGGAGCCAAGGGCCCGCGCCGTTGCCGAATTGACCGCCACCACGCCATCCGCGCCGGTCGGGGTGGTGCTCAGGCTGGTATAATGCTGTTCGGCCAAGGTCGGGGCCCGGAACCCGTTACTGATGCCACCACGTAACGCGAAATATTTGTTCACGTCGTAACGCATTGAAACTTTTCCGGTTTCTGTATCTCCGGAATCGGTATAATGTTCAAAACGTCCGGCAAAATCGACCTGCCAGTTCTTTAGAAGCTGCGTTGAAAGACCAACATACCCCGCCGTGACATCACGGCTGGCACGCGTATAGCTGAGCTGGTTCAGACCGCTCTGCCCCTGCGGGCCAGACCCGTAATAGGAAGCCGCGTCGCCCGGATTGACATTATATGCGTCGTTTCTGTACTGCGCGCCAATTGAAAAATTGACCGGACCCGCCAGAAGCGGCACGTCAAATGCCTTGCGCACGCCGAAATCGGTCGTCCACTGGCGGTTTGAAAACGTCATGACATGGAAATGCGTCGGCGTATAACCCGTGTCGCTATACAGCATTGTATTGACGGAATTGTTCAGGTCGAAATGTGAATGGTCCTCGCCGTAGCTGGTGCTGAAATCCCAGTTCCAGCCATGGAACAGTTCGCCCCTGAACCCGACCGCGACGTTGAAATCATCTTCATCAAGCGAACTGACGGGGCTGAAGCCGTTGGGATATACCTGGGGCAGAACCGTGCCGGTGCGATAGTTCTGAAAGGACCATGCCGTCCGGTGCGCGTAACTGGCGAAGGAATATAGTTCGACCCGGTCTGTGATATGGTATCCCATATTGTAGCCTAGGGAGACCCTGTTTTCCTGTGGGTTGCCGAAATACTGGTTAAGTTTTTTCCCTACGCGCGTATCGATGTCGCCGCGATTGGTATGGTCCTGGTGTTTGTATTCGGCATCGAGATGGAAATACCCACGATCCGTCAGTTTCGTGCCCCAACTGACTGTATTGTCCGTTGTGAATCCGTCTCCTGCATAATAGCCGCCATCAACCGAATGGAGTTGAAGTCCCTTCGTGTCTTTCTTGAGGATGATGTTCACCACGCCGGCTATGGCGTCTGATCCGTAAAGGGCTGCGGCGCCATCCTGGAGGATTTCAATATGGTCAATGGAAGAGGTGGGAAACATGCCCAGATCCACTGGCGTCGTGCCGTTTTCCGGGCTGCCGGTATCATCCGTCATGATGGATGTTGAATGACGGCGTTTTCCATTGATCAGGATGAGGGTCTGATCGGATGTCAGTCCCCTTAAACTGATGGTCGAGGTCATGTTGGCATTGCCGGAGGTCACGCCCGGGCGGGTGATCGAAGGATCAAGCTGCACCAAGGCATCGCGCAGGTCTGGCTGGCCAGTTGATTTCAACTGCTGTGCACTGACGACCGTGACTGGGCTGATGCTTTTTCGCGCGGTCTGGTGGGGGTCGCGGGTGCCGGTTACAATGAGTTGCTCTTCGGCCGGTGCATCGGGGGCCGCGAAGGCGGAAGCGGAAAGCGCGCAGGCTCCTGTCGCGACAGAAGCAAGAAGAAATCCACGCATGGCAGAATAACCTCATACGGCAGCAATTGATGTTGAACGGTTCCATAACAGGATATATCGGTATCGTTATGATAACGTTCTCATGGAGTCAATTTGCAAATACATCCTGCCCCGAAAATTTTTCTATTATGTCTGATGTGCCGTCGGAAATACCCCTGATCGGAAGAATGTCGCGCCTTAAATAAAGAACCTGAAACGATGAAGAAAAGTTATTTTGCAAGGGGTATCAGGGAGTTGGCCTTTGGGCCCCCGCATTGTGCCGCCGAGGTGGCGGTGCAGCGCCTGACCTCGCGCGTTTTAACGTGAGCCTGCGTGCGCAGACCGGGACGAATCTGCCTTCGCGCCCCTGACCAACGCAAGTGGTCTTATGGCGTTCTGGCCGCACCAGTACCTAGCCTGTGCTCCCTGCAAGGCAAAACCGGCAGGATCGTGCCGTGCACTGGAACAGGTTGGGGCGCTTGCCCAACATGCAAACAGCAATTATCAATTCCTGGGTCTCCTGTTATGGACAGGAAGCGCGCAGGGGGTAGATCTGGACCAAACCATTGACGGCAACCCGCATGACGATTGGCAGGAAGAAACCGGTGTCAGGCAATAAACCAAGGCATGCAACCCTTGCGGATGTTGCCAGGGCCGCGAATGTCAGCGTTGCAACCGCGGGCAGGGCCCTGGGCAATTACGGTTATGTGCGGCCGGAAGCCAAGGAGACGATCCTGAAGGCGGCGCATGCGCTGAATTACAGGAAAAACCTGGCGGCACAGTCCCTTATTTCCGGTACTGCCAAGACATTCGGCATGATCGTATCGGATATCGGAACCGAGTTTTATTCCAATATCATAAAATCAGTCGTGAACTATTGCCGGGGTCATGGATACTGTGTCCTGATTTACGATACACATGAATCCGTAAGGATAGAGCGCGAAGCCCTGGCTATTTTTCAGCAGCATCGTGTTGATGGCATTATCATTTCTCCTGCCGATTCCCGAAATGCCGATCACCTGCGTGAGTTCGTCTCGTCTGGTGGCCGGATTGTGCAGATTGACCGGTGCGTGCCTGATCTGGAAAGTGATACGGTGCAGCTTGATAACAGGCGCGCCGCCAGGGAGTGTACGCGAAAGCTGATTGCCGCGGGCCATCGCAGGATTGGCTATATTGGCGAACTTTCCGAAATTCGCCCTGCCACCCTACGCAAACTCATGGCAGCCAGTCCGCCCGCATCAGATGCAAGGCAGCCCTTTGCGCCAAGCTACCAACGTTTGTTTGGCTATCTCGATGCGCATCACGAAGCCGGGCTTGGCGTCTGTCTGGATCTGATCGGCCGGACAGGCCAGTATAGCGACAGCGCCGCGAACAGGGAGACGGGAAAGGTTCTTGCCCACGCACCAACCGCCCTGCTGACGGCTGATGGCCTGATGACTGTCGGGGCGTTCAGGTCCATCAGGGCGCATGGCCTGCGTATTCCCGAAGATCTTTCGTTCATCAGTTTTGACGATCTGGACTGGCTCCAATTTGTCGATCCGCCGGTCACCGCCTTTGCGCATCCATGCAGTCGGATCGGGGAGGAGGCGGCGCGCATACTGATCAGGCGGGTCACGGGGAGTGAGGATTCATCCTCCCTTCATCATGAGCATGTTCGTCTGGCCGGTAACCTGATCGAGCGTGCCTCGATACGCACATTGTAGATGCCCTGCATTGGGCCTCATATTCTCGTCTCTGGCATTGCCGTGGTCCGGTCCTTGCGTGAGAGCACGAACAGCGACATCACCCCGACAGGTATGGCGGATATGAGGATGTAGGCTGGCGCCACGGGGTCATGGAGGCTGCTGATGAGCCACATGGCAACTGGCTGCGTGGCGACACCGCAGAATGTAACGGCCAGCGAATACACGATACCAAACACATGACCACGGACCCGGTCTGGCAGGGCACGCAGGGTGATCAGGTAATTGCTGGCCTGCATCAGCCCCCCCACGAATGCGGGTATGCAGCACAGCAGGAACAGGCTGAGCGGCGTACGGGCGGATGCGCACCACATGTAAAGCGGGATGGCTGCGCCGATATAGACCGAACCCGCGCCGAACAGGAGCAAGATCGGGCGCAGGCGCCGCAGGGCCATGCCGCCACACCAGATGCCAATGATGTTCACGATCGTTGATATCGTGATGAAAAGCATGATGCGCGCGGAAGGCTGGTTGAGTATCGAGATCGCGTACGTGACATTGAACGAACGGATATAAGCCGCGACCGAGCCGTATGAAATGGCGAGAAACAGCAGCACGTAGTCCATGGGGGAAAGGGTATCGTGCTGCGCCGGTTTACGGTCTTGTGGCGGCATA
This is a stretch of genomic DNA from Komagataeibacter xylinus. It encodes these proteins:
- a CDS encoding TonB-dependent siderophore receptor, which translates into the protein MRGFLLASVATGACALSASAFAAPDAPAEEQLIVTGTRDPHQTARKSISPVTVVSAQQLKSTGQPDLRDALVQLDPSITRPGVTSGNANMTSTISLRGLTSDQTLILINGKRRHSTSIMTDDTGSPENGTTPVDLGMFPTSSIDHIEILQDGAAALYGSDAIAGVVNIILKKDTKGLQLHSVDGGYYAGDGFTTDNTVSWGTKLTDRGYFHLDAEYKHQDHTNRGDIDTRVGKKLNQYFGNPQENRVSLGYNMGYHITDRVELYSFASYAHRTAWSFQNYRTGTVLPQVYPNGFSPVSSLDEDDFNVAVGFRGELFHGWNWDFSTSYGEDHSHFDLNNSVNTMLYSDTGYTPTHFHVMTFSNRQWTTDFGVRKAFDVPLLAGPVNFSIGAQYRNDAYNVNPGDAASYYGSGPQGQSGLNQLSYTRASRDVTAGYVGLSTQLLKNWQVDFAGRFEHYTDSGDTETGKVSMRYDVNKYFALRGGISNGFRAPTLAEQHYTSLSTTPTGADGVVAVNSATARALGSKPLRPERSMNYSAGFMINPIRNMNITVDAYQITIRNRIVEGGVYNGQSAINALKDGGYQVDSTVTPDSVSVQYFSNGADTRTRGVNISAGYRTDFGKYGRVNWDVALNLNETKVLKDYLDSNGNPLLSAQDLGYLTTAFPRNKLIFGASWHLGKWDFAIHEMRWGHTIDQLQYVTGPNAWSNQVFYQMYSKPKFQTNVILGYQATKQLHVAIGANNLFNEYPSRIPLNTSYVGVIPYDSSAQQLGFNGGYYYASLDYSL
- a CDS encoding NAD(P)/FAD-dependent oxidoreductase, which translates into the protein MSDLTRKGARSVRMDQALGMACDIPRVDRSDERAERASHYPPALTGMRGSGYERAYCPGHALRNGNLTDSLPQARAVDQVYDLVIVGGGISGLSAAWFYRRKYGQHARILVLDNHDDFGGHAKRNEFTYKGNTRIANGGTFNVYTPQTEAQKLIFDVCGIDVDKLSQTTIKRDFYAQMGMGQTVFFDGQTFGRNLLLRDPAPWTDFTFLYAPTTPPDADERWAAFMRAAPLSNRVKKDIFRLYHDNRDYMPGLSQDEKLQKLALMSYRQYLIEVVGCDPMVCTYLGDRSFGSGRGLDATTALSAYQRFQFPGFQGMGLPEKGMKKHGGAEYYFPEGNATIPRMVVRELVPGALECDGLSNAMVRRVNYDVLDLEKNNVRIRLNATAVNVRNTEEGVSVNYIRDGGLFSVKGKSCILACWFHVIPYLCPDMPSEQRDALHYNVHTPNLWVNVWLKNWQAFHKAGTCLMNAPGSYYASIILEPPVSVGGYAHSPSPGQPAHVSLLRGYGAPGLPIKDQFRAGRIDMYETSFETYERELRLQFNTALGAYGFDAAQDILGITVNRWGHGYSYWYSPLYDDFLKRNEEPPHLRARKKFGRITIANTDAAGTDSTAFAIDMAWRAVNEIDNAERVGP
- a CDS encoding multicopper oxidase family protein — translated: MTSLVLTRRQTLTAALAASAFPVRLHAAARPELLYPDAPVKLSIERTNIDLGNGVTIPTTTYNGTVPGPTLRLNPARSCTIHVTNNTLRPELVHWHGLHIPGNVDGAMEEGSPMIPPGQTGSYEFVPGPSGTRWYHTHVMAGRDLDAGGYSGQFGFLDVDDGHFPAAYDREIFLAVHHWSGALCDMGAPVSDQMVCYRYATFNGRLFSAAEPLRVKRGERVRFRFLNASATQNTSITLPGHRFRIIALDGNPVPVQSCVDVIRLGVAERVDAIVEMNNPGVWMLGATDDAERAAGLALSIEYAGRSGPARWIAPSRHDWDYRLFAAPGLVTGEGIDEVIPMVISKRFLKKDGMDEWRINSLVFEDAPVLRLVKGRRYRFRFFNASREDHPVHLHRHSFRIAAIAGRPFSGVVKDTVVLPPYASLDVDMRADNPGLSLFHCHQQIHMDYGFMRLISY
- a CDS encoding MFS transporter, whose product is MIIFRSKQIAYGVIGNFLEFYNFLSFVYFVPMIGATMFPADGRISGVFGTILTFGIGFVFRPLGALVLGNYGRRNGVSKTLMISFALMCFGSLMICCTPSYARIGLLAPCLILTARIIQGFSEGGEVGPASDYLFSLGKAEERGLLVALLSITQSLAELAASTVGLILALIMSKEVLFTWGWRVPFALGLVLLPVGIMLRRGKFGDMPPQDRKPAQHDTLSPMDYVLLFLAISYGSVAAYIRSFNVTYAISILNQPSARIMLFITISTIVNIIGIWCGGMALRRLRPILLLFGAGSVYIGAAIPLYMWCASARTPLSLFLLCCIPAFVGGLMQASNYLITLRALPDRVRGHVFGIVYSLAVTFCGVATQPVAMWLISSLHDPVAPAYILISAIPVGVMSLFVLSRKDRTTAMPETRI
- a CDS encoding LacI family DNA-binding transcriptional regulator translates to MSGNKPRHATLADVARAANVSVATAGRALGNYGYVRPEAKETILKAAHALNYRKNLAAQSLISGTAKTFGMIVSDIGTEFYSNIIKSVVNYCRGHGYCVLIYDTHESVRIEREALAIFQQHRVDGIIISPADSRNADHLREFVSSGGRIVQIDRCVPDLESDTVQLDNRRAARECTRKLIAAGHRRIGYIGELSEIRPATLRKLMAASPPASDARQPFAPSYQRLFGYLDAHHEAGLGVCLDLIGRTGQYSDSAANRETGKVLAHAPTALLTADGLMTVGAFRSIRAHGLRIPEDLSFISFDDLDWLQFVDPPVTAFAHPCSRIGEEAARILIRRVTGSEDSSSLHHEHVRLAGNLIERASIRTL